In Rhizoctonia solani chromosome 7, complete sequence, one DNA window encodes the following:
- a CDS encoding glycosyltransferase family 2 protein, which translates to MSSDYDMSEGEGSGSDDQYTSDDDVMIDSQADVPEEELSDGDDGGFAMDESVILKGKSKSYEVDHKSLSVEDLERQMEKDAEQFTSIFGIDLPTALMILRYMSWNKEQAMEKFMEDQQLMLRKAGIALPGDSVPKKPRSKSEPFMCPVCCDDEPAEVLSLDCGHEFCSECWTQYLEGKIRGEGEVQLACMAEKCKVLVPDAFVFDRVSPVTKERFREGLVRQYVASIPKLRFCPHPSCVYTVQCSAAASRAALDTIVPTVKCGEEHSFCFGCEREGDHRPLICKIAKLWLKKCQDDSETANWIKSNTKECTKCQSTIEKNGGCNHMTCKKCKAEFCWVCMGPWSEHGNAWYTCNRYDEKESVEARDSQSKSRASLERYLFYYNRYANHEQSARLSLDLYAKTERKMEEMQITSDLTWIEVQFAKKAVDEVVKCRNTLQWTYAMAYYLEKGNQKELFEDNQRDLEKAVEELSELLEQPIEAKDIAALRQKSLTRRCTFSRGTTSYWRIRRKGSRRKGGLGTSPYDRFRPDTTSSRVFPLSVSYEPTICGTRTPEHRGTSIALSTSISSLAADRHSFYSPSPGLIVVSSPVCLEPTMLYLTADRFAVFVPFGVIGFYRYLWYLIRVAASFTYRPIPVPENPTYVASEDVTIIVPTIDAGEEFKEAAHSWLVGKPKEILIITEERMLGPLQELADSVDPSRIRVLTVPFANKRLQMTHGIRNTTTDIIVFADDDAIWPPTMLPMMLACFEDQKVGGVGTSQRVQPVGKNMTVWETLAAFRLTIRNIEISSATHIDGGVPCLSGRTAAYRTVILKDPEFLHGFTHDFWLGKYQLNSGDDKFLTRWMVSHGWNTYIQCCKEAELLSTMKPNWRFLLQVLRWTRNTWRSDLRSLFMERHVWTSHPYCAYTMVDKLFNPFTLLVGPVLVIRLCIQSTKPVAQGGYHLPWWNILASYAVWLSATRTAKLLPHLWHRPQDIIYVPAFIAFGYYFAIMKLYALFTLHEVGWGTRAGIGNATDATKALEAQNAQEAAAAGGPDREKLMSHNDRGYDAEAGAYQQGYSR; encoded by the exons ATGTCGTCTGATTATGATATGTCTGAGGGCGAGGGATCTGGATCCGACGACCAATACACCTCGGATGACGATGTTATGATTGACTCGCAGGCTGATG TTCCGGAAGAAGAGCTTTCAGACGGAGATGATGGGGGATTTGCGATGGACGAGAGTGTAATCCTCAAGGGCAAAAGCAAGTCCTATGAGGTAGACCACAAGTCGCTGAGCGTCGAGGACCTCGAAAGACAGATGGAAAAGGATGCCGAACAATTTACGAGTATTTTCGGCATTGAC CTTCCCACGGCGCTCATGATCTTACGCTATATGAGCTGGAACAAAGAACAGGCTATGGAAAAGTTTATGGAGGATCAGCAGCTCATGTTGCGAAAGGCTGGTATCGCTCTTCCAGGCGACTCGGTGCCCAAGAAGCCTCGATCCAAATCCGAGCCGTTCATGTGTCCCGTCTGCTGCGACGACGAGCCCGCGGAGGTCCTCTCGCTCGACTGTGGTCACGAGTTCTGCTCTGAGTGCTGGACACAATACCTTGAGGGCAAGATCCGCGGAGAAGGCGAAGTGCAGTTAGCATGTATGGCCGAGAAATGCAAGGTCCTCGTGCCCGATGCCTTCGTCTTTGACCGCGTCAGCCCAGTGACCAAGGAGCGCTTCCGAGAGGGCCTTGTACGGCAATACGTCGCCAGCATTCCCAAACTCCGCTTCTGCCCTCATCCATCCTGCGTTTATACCGTCCAATGCTCCGCCGCGGCTTCCCGAGCTGCACTGGATACGATTGTGCCGACCGTCAAGTGCGGGGAGGAACATTCATTCTGCTTTGGCTGTGAACGTGAAGGCGATCACAGACCCTTGATTTGCAAGATAGCGAAGCTCTGGCTCAAGAAGTGCCAGGATGATAGTGAGACTGCGAACTGGATTAAGAGCAACACGAAGGAATGCACCAAATGCCAAAGCACTATTGAGAAAAACGGGGGTTGCAA CCACATGACATGTAAGAAATGCAAAGCCGA GTTTTGCTGGGTCTGTATGGGACCTTGGTCTGAGCATGGGAATGCCTGGTACACTTGCAACCGATACGATGAGAAAGAAAGTGTGGAGGCACGGGACTCTCAGTCAAAGAGCCGAGCCTCCCTAGAACGGTATCTTTTT TACTACAATCGCTACGCCAACCACGAACAATCTGCCAGACTATCCTTAGACCTTTACGCGAAGACTGAAAGGAAGATGGAGGAAATGCAAATCACCTCTGATCTCACCTGGATCGAGGTGCAGTTCGCAAAGAAGGCTGTTGACGAGGTCGTCAAGTGCCGTAACACATTGCAATGGACGTACGCTATGGCTTATTATTTG GAAAAAG GGAACCAGAAGGAACTCTTTGAGGACAATCAGCG TGACCTCGAGAAAGCTGTTGAAGAGCTTTCTGAACTGCTCGAACAACCGATAGAAGCCAAGGATATCGCGGCACTGAGGCAGAAATCACTGACAAGGCG GTGTACGTTCTCAAGAGGAACGACATCGTATTGGAGGATACGGCGAAAG GGTTCCAGGAGGAAAGGTGGACTTGGAACATCGCCCTATGATCGTTTTCGGCCTGACACTACGTCATCTCGTGTATTCCCCCTGTCTGTCTCGTACGAACCAACTATCTGTG GGACCAGGACCCCGGAACACCGCGGTACTAGTATTGCCTTGTCGACCTCGATTTCTTCTCTTGCTGCCGACCGTCACTCCTTTTATTCCCCCTCGCCCGGCCTAATCGTTGTTTCCTCCCCCGTCTGCCTAGAGCCCACCATGCTCTACCTTACTGCGGATCGTTTCGCAGTTT TCGTGCCCTTTGGTGTCATTGG GTTCTATCGTTATCTCTGGTATTTGATTCGTGTTGCCGCGTCGTTCACATACCGTCCAATCCCGGTGCCCGAAAACCCAACGTACGTTGCCTCGGAAGATGTCACGATCATTGTCCCTACCATCGATGCCGGCGAAGAGTTCAAGGAGGCCGCTCACTCGTGGCTGGTTGGCAAGCCGAAGGAAATTCTGATTATTACGGAAGAACGCATGCTTGGTCCTCTACAAGAACTTGCCGATTCAGTCGATCCCAGTCGCATCCGCGTGTTGACTGTGCCGTTTGCCAATAAACGCCTGCAGATGACCCACGGAATCCGCAACACCACGACCGACATCATTGTCTTTGCCGATGACGATGCCATCTGGCCACCCACCATGTTGCCGATGATGCTCGCTTGCTTCGAAGATCAAAAGGTCGGCGGTGTCGGTACCTCGCAGCGTGTCCAACCCGTTGGCAAAAATATGACGGTATGGGAAACCTTGGCCGCTTTCCGCCTTACTATTCGGAACATCGAAATTTCATCCGCTACCCACATTGACGGCGGTGTCCCTTGTCTCTCCGGTCGCACTGCCGCCTACCGTACTGTCATTCTCAAGGACCCCGAGTTCTTGCACGGCTTTACCCACGATTTCTGGCTTGGCAAATACCAACTTAACTCGGGTGATGACAAGTTCCTCACTCGTTGGATGGTCAGCCATGGTTGGAACACGTACATTCAGTGCTGCAAAGAGGCTGAACTGCTCAGTACCATGAAGCCCAACTGGCGTTTCTTGTTACAGGTCTTGCGCTGGACACGAAACACTTGGCGCTCGGATTTGCGTTCGCTATTTATGGAACGTCATGTCTGGACATCACACCCTTACTGCGCTTATACCATGGTTGACAAGCTATTCAATCCCTTCACTCTCCTCGTTGGTCCCGTCCTTGTCATTCGTCTTTGCATTCAGAGCACCAAGCCTGTTGCCCAAGGCGGTTACCATCTTCCTTGGTG GAACATCTTGGCGAGTTACGCGGTTTGGCTCAGTGCAACCCGTACCGCTAAGCTTCTCCCCCACTTGTGGCACCGTCCTCAGGATATCATCTACGTCCCAGCATTCATTGCGTTCGGTTACTACTTTGCGATCATGAAACTCTATGCCTTGTTCACACTACACGAG GTCGGCTGGGGTACTCGCGCTGGTATTGGTAATGCTACCGACGCAACCAAGGCGCTGGAGGCACAGAACGCTCAGGAGGCTGCTGCTGCAGGTGGACCTGACCGTGAAAAGTTGATGTCACACAATGATAGAGGTTACGACGCCGAAGCCGGTGCCTACCAACAAGGATACAGCCGGTAA
- a CDS encoding glycosyltransferase family 2 protein: MKLHAVSAGVGTLVHSFQNLAWQNATSRAVTVLVGTKLCLGIVYRSTTDDVAEFSPLTQLLLVEILKLGVSFAWWTRERQNTSPGDQYVGLENGDDRQSPRLFSPGREGSRSGSPVNSQPTYLRLSLPPIPTLIPLAGIVSLNCAVGFAGVEAQRFAVPGAIHMFSLFTPLVCVLLLQLLFRRHYSASTWNGLLFQLAGLALIQCGTDINHMKLTSTLLLVGRVYLQAVLLSWMDLVFKWADHPLSALNLILWGSSSLLYLVAYVFIHSESLWTFNFSVYGFIVAMITAVEVVAMTFVLKHGDALTVGATSYSVSSILAFFSVLFGHANYKLLILLGICIAAYGLGIFVVERISADQEEQPKEMDVQSEESPIKAAIALGIGSIAVIIATVAISAQGTGVGLQSPRPTPWFDFTALPPTQSKAWCPRKPLPKLSGRKETKKRARVTSAFDNILLIVFFSHPRYDVNLDYHLEMYQDYFPNILYVGPQTREDAGHKGVYDVLVDGFKSDEDLSGDWFKMAGRMAHHMLFTAMKQNPCYDGYLWAPFDTFLNVPRLIQFKQDTIWWHSPFQDIITYVDNPALTNISHHAPPGTIQPGSAKDLIAKFKHWGKDWWWGEPNVGLKACMPAFETVSAKRRAQLAQLTDGELRMVGGSADTLYLPGYLREAFLETMDPFLDTDCFLEIAVPTAVHLIRPPSQKISFVDHWWIWEEPLNATFVRNQWADGYEVDTFHKYQFGKKDEQGHFQASPFRITSHYAPSDTEGGQHIISHITHLVDSYFIWVGGTVERLDSLQALPQAGGSLLADNEVNQQDGVLESRSVELLVAQAMQTGSLAKDFSCAMPGTQATTPALGVPIFRSRDSDESLALSQRLARRFKKQIFLSIDIPVLMKTSGQTSHFMSQAEKHLLITLKSFEAQ; encoded by the exons ATGAAGCTGCACGCTGTGAGTGCCGGTGTGGGCACCCTTGTGCATTCTTTTCAAAATCTGGCATGGCAAAACGCGACTTCTCGGGCTGTG ACTGTGCTCGTAGGAACGAAACTGTGTCTGGGTATAGTCTATCGTTCCACTACCGATGACGTCGCCGAGTTTTCGCCCTTGACTCAACTCTTATTGGTCGAGATACTCAAACTTGGGGTGTCATTCGCATGGTGGACTCGCGAGCGACAAAACACATCGCCCGGGGACCAGTATGTAGGCCTAGAAAATGGGGACGACCGACAGAGCCCTCGACTTTTTAGCCCAGGTCGGGAGGGCTCCAGGTCTGGAAGTCCGGTGAACTCTCAGCCAACGTATTTAAGACTTTCTCTCCCGCCTATTCCGACCTTGATCCCTTTGGCTGGAATAGTATCACTCAACTGTGCTGTTGGTTTCGCT GGTGTCGAGGCACAAAGATTCGCGGTCCCGGGTGCTATCCATATGTTTAGCCTATTCACGCCCCTCGTTTGCGTGCTTCTTTTACAACTATTGTTCAGGCGACATTACTCCGCCTCGACGTGGAACGGGCTGCTTTTCCAG TTGGCAGGGTTGGCATTGATCCAG TGTGGAACAGATATCAATCATATGAAGCTGACGAGTACCCTCTTGCTTGTGGGGCGTGTATACCTCCAAGCTGTTTTGCTGAGCTGGATGGATTTG GTATTCAAATGGGCAGATCACCCTCTCAGCGCGCTCAACCTTATTCTGTGGGGATCTTCGAGTCTGTTATACTTGGTAGCCTACGTGTTCATTCATTCCGAAAGTCTTTGGACGTTCAATTTTTCGGTGTATGGATTTATCGTCGCAATGATCACTGCGGTGGAGGTAGTGGCCATGACATTTGTCCTCAAAC ATGGTGACGCGCTCACGGTTGGAGCCACTAGCTACTCGGTTTCGTCCATTTTGGCATTCTTTTCTGTCCTCTTCGGACACGCGAATTATAAGCTTTTAATCCTGTTGGGTATTTGCATTGCCGCATATGGGCTTGGTATCTTTGTTGTGGAACGCATCTCTGCAGACCAAGAGGAACAGCCTAAAGAGATGGATGTTCAATCCGAG GAATCGCCAATAAAAGCAGCAATCGCACTTGGTATCGGAAGTATTGCCGTGATCATTGCAACAGTAGCCATTTCGGCTCAGGGAACCGGCGTCGGTCTCCAAAGCCCACGACCTACGCCCTGGTTTGATTTCACCGCCCTACCCCCTACTCAATCGAAAGCGTGGTGTCCTCGCAAACCTTTACCAAAGTTGTCTGGTCGAAAAGAAACAAAGAAACGGGCTCGGGTGACGAGTGCTTTTGATAACATACTTTTAATCGTGTTTTTCAGCCACCCGAGGTATGATGTGAATCTGGATTATCATCTTGAAATGTACCAAGACTACTTCCCGAAT ATACTCTATGTCGGTCCTCAGACGAGGGAGGATGCTGGTCATAAAGGGGTATATGACGTGCTCGTTGATGGCTTCAA GAGTGACGAGGATCTTAGTGGGGATTG GTTCAAGATGGCCGGTCGA ATGGCGCATCATATGCTGTTTACAGCAATGAAGCAGAACCCTTGCTACGATGGCTATCTCTGGGCACCATTTGACACGTTCTTGAACGTCCCTCGGTTGATTCAGTTTAAACAG GACACTATCTGGTGGCACTCGCCATTCCAGGATATTATTACATATGTGGACAATCCTGCACTTACCAATATCAGTCACCACGCGCCCCCTGGAACCATCCAGCCTGGGTCTGCTAAAGACCTAATTGCCAAATTTAAACATTGGGGAAAAG ATTGGTGGTGGGG TGAACCTAATGTCGGCTTGAAGGCATGTATGCCTGCCTTTGAGACTGTCTCCGCCAAGAGGAGGGCGCAACTGGCGCAATTAACCGACGGGGAGCTACGCATGGTTGGTGGGTCAGCGGACACACTTTACCTTCCAGGTTACCTTCGAGAGGCCTTTCTCGAAACTATGGACCCTTTCTTGGATACCGACTGTTTTTTGGAGATTGCCGTTCCTACAGCTGTTCATCTTATCAGACCTCCAAGCCAGAAGATCTCGTTTGTAGACCAT TGGTGGATTTGGGAAGAACCCTTGAACGCCACATTTGTACGGAATCAGTGGGCAGATGGATACGAAGTGGATACTTTCCACAAGTATCAGTTTGGAAAAAAGGATGAGCAAGGCCATTTCCAGG CGTCGCCATTTAGGATTACCTCCCATTATGCTCCCTCCGATACTGAGGGTGGCCAGCACATCATTTCCCATATAACACACTTGGTTGATTCTTATTTCATTTGGGTTGGGGGCACGGTTGAGAGGCTCGATTCATTGCAGGCACTCCCTCAAGCTGGAGGAAGTCTATTAGCAGATAATGAAGTAAATCAGCAAGACGGAGTGCTAGAATCTAGATCTGTTGAACTCCTGGTCGCCCAGGCGATGCAAACAGGGTCTCTAGCCAAGGATTTTTCTTGCGCTATGCCGGGGACACAG GCGACCACACCCGCTCTTGGGGTGCCTATCTTCCGTTCGAGAGATTCAGATGagtccttggccttgagTCAGAGGCTAG CCCGAAGATTCAAAAAGCAAATATTCTTATCCATCGATATCCCAGTATTAATGAAAACATCTGGACAAACCTCCCATTTCATGTCTCAAGCTGAAAAGCATCTTTTGATCACCTTGAAATCGTTCGAAGCTCAGTAG
- a CDS encoding asparaginyl-tRNA synthetase produces MSTPAAENLHKDPETGEMRAQASYQGEEKAAKKAAAPPPPAGKPKADAGPSEDDLTPNQYFELRSRQIQKLRQTQDPDPYPHKFEVTQSITSYIREFGPDGVVENGGSLPDKIVSLAGRIHNIRASGAKLKFYDLHGEGDKVQIMAMAQDSESPDQFVDTHAIFRRGDVVGVTGFPGRTKNGELSIRVKKIQLLAPNLHQLPTQHFGLKDQEQRYRKRYLDLIMSEDSRRVFVTRSRIVNYVRRFLDSLGFLEVETPMMSMIAGGATAKPFVTHHNDLKLDLFLRIAPELYLKELVVGGLDRVYEIGRVFRNEGIDMTHNPEFSICEFYMAYADMYDLMDLTESMITGVGKDGKPPRVMEMDFSRPWKRYDMIETLEEKLGVKFPPGETLHTEEANKFLRDLAAKHNVDCSEPKTNARLLDKLVGEFIEPLCISPSFIGTPRSFVCHVSLAKRHRSRPGLCERFEGFMCTKEFCNAYTELNDPFDQRERFEEQARQKEQGDDEAQGVDETFLNALEHGLPPTGGWGLGIDRLVMFLTDSATIKEVLLFPAMKPDVTASAPGAAPPQGQI; encoded by the exons ATGTCCACTCCTGCGGCGGAGAACTTGCATAAAGACCCGGAAACAGGGGAGATG CGAGCTCAAGCGTCGTATCAAGGAGAGGAAAAGGCTGCAAAGAAGGCTGCGGCACCACCTCCTCCGGCAGGAAAGCCCAAGGCCGATGCGGGTCCTAGTGAAGATGACCTGACTCCCAAC CAATACTTTGAGCTGCGCTCCCGCCAAATTCAGAAGCTGCGCCAGACTCAGGACCCCGATCCTTATCCTCACAAGTTTGAAGTGACTCAATCTATCACATCTTATATTCGGGAGTTTGGCCCCGATGGAGTTGTTGAAAATGGCGGATCCCTTCCAGATAAGATT GTATCTTTGGCGGGACGTATTCACAATATTCGAGCATCTGGTGCCAAGCTGAAGTTCTACGATCTTCATGGAGAGGGCGATAAGGTCCAAATCATGGCTATGGCTCA GGATTCTGAATCACCCGACCAATTTGTTGACACTCATGCGATCTTCCGCCGTGGTGATGTCGTTGGTGTTACTGGGTTCCCTGGCCGCACCAAGAATGGGGAACTGTCGATCCGTGTCAAGAAGATTCAGCTCCTAGCCCCCAACCTGCACCAGCTTCCGACACAACACTTTGGTCTCAAGGATCAGGAACAACGGTACCGCAAACGATATCTGGATCTTATTATGAGTGAAGACTCGCGCCGAGTATTTGTTACTCGCAGCAGGATCGTAAACTACGTCCGCAGGTTCCTCGACTCTCTTGGTTTCCTGGAG GTTGAAACCCCTATGATGAGCATGATTGCTGGAGGTGCTACTGCCAAACCTTTCGTCACGCACCACAATGACTTGAAGCTCGATCTATTCCTGCGTATTGCCCCGGAACTCTACCTAAAGGAGCTCGTGGTCGGCGGTCTCGATCGAGTATACGAAATTGGTCGCGTGTTCCGCAACGAAGGCATCGACATGACACATAATCCCGAGTTCTCCATCTGCGAGTTCTATATGGCCTATGCAGATATGTACGACCTGATGGATTTGACTGAGAGCATGATCACTGGAGTG GGCAAGGATGGAAAGCCTCCAAGAGTTATGGAGATGGATTTCTCTAGGCCATGGAAGCGATATGATATGATTGAGACACTCGAGGAAAAATTGGGCGTCAAGTTCCCGCCTGGCGAGACCCTCCACACTGAGGAGGCGAACAAGTTCTTGAGGGACTTAGCTGCCAAG CATAATGTTGATTGCAGCGAACCCAAGACCAATGCTCGTCTCTTGGACAAG CTTGTCGGTGAATTTATCGAACCTCTATGCATCTCACCTTCGTTCATCGGTACGCCTCGATCGTTTGTCTG TCATGTCTCCCTTGCCAAGCGACACCGATCTCGTCCTGGCCTTTGCGAACGTTTCGAAGGATTCATGTGCACCAAGGAATTCTGTAACGCATATACCGAGTTGAACGATCCATTTGACCAGCGCGAGCGCTTCGAAGAGCAG GCAAGGCAGAAGGAACAAGGTGATGACGAAGCTCAAGGTGTGGACGAGACTTTCCTGAATGC CCTCGAGCATGGCTTGCCGCCCACCGGAGGATGGGGTCTCGGAATTGACCGTCTTGTTATGTTCCTAACTGACTCTGCCA CtatcaaggaagtcttgctgttcccGGCCATGAAGCCCGATGTTACGGCGTCTGCGCCCGGCGCTGCCCCGCCTCAGGGTCAGATATAA
- a CDS encoding Pyridoxal-dependent decarboxylase conserved domain — MASYTVARRPESASLSPVNEEGNDGNDDIMTGSRDTGKQPARPVDERTPLFSSSEREAMRRDMSDDDSSYDTIPLPDMTYSQVMRSFSLVPLTCIWVLIGLGCLISFAWAPCPDDPHWNPRYPYKPNVRAFLVGAAGWIVAYACRGPLYFIVTFGGRWASLTSVLLASFLSVGVQEILRLGVLMLLNIHLHAWHGHPHWIPHPIPQDRAFRDVWWVAMGWMTSEATLSVFQGYDQLALYKELFDARDQDEERLKDNNANGLHYGSVASRSAPLGTPDDDIKRGTTVSPPDTSYEEEFAQSIQFRDREALELVYGVPLPNIPVFISCLQRVDAQILSLGLTLLISIAYVSTDRPLEIRTLIFGLVVLLHSLLTVVWAELLPRVGIHITLAMAKSTTLSTSAVKAQLNFNNLKTLVFAYFIATHCIKSYRHLRARGLIATILELWELVAKRVLTLALRLPAAQRKVETEMAKAKKDIEGKLVKSGPNIVRHLALPVQGRTMEWIDAEMARMDTECGGGDTWKQGKLSGAVYHGGDDMEEIIVNAFKRYVVSNPLHPDVFPAIRKMEAEVVAMCLRMYNHPNGAGTTTSGGTESILMSCKTHREWARDVKGITEPEMIIPVTAHAAFDKAGKYFGIKIHHIPVDPYTRQVDIRHVRRAINSNTIMLVGSAVNFPDGCMDDIEALGALARKYRVGLHVDCCLGSFIVPFLEKLGYDAPRFDFRVEGVTAISCDTHKYGFAPKGSSVIMYRSADLRRYQYYLNPTWTGGVYASPSMSGSRPGSLIAGAWAAMQYMGQSGYEASCHDIVECRRKIENAIRQDIPELRVLGKPVASVVAFAAAETPEGEKLNVLEVGDLMSHRGWHLNALSNPAAVHIACTRLTVPMADQFIADLKDCIAEAHGKPAGKGNMVALYGLGNSSAVGPALVSRLATMFLDTLYKA; from the exons ATGGCCTCCTACACCGTTGCTCGCAGGCCCGAGTCGGCGTCTTTGTCACCTGTTAACGAAGAAGGAAATGACGGTAACGACGACATAATGACTGGTTCGAGAGATACAGGAAAGCAGCCAGCCCGCCCAGTCGATGAGCGCACCCCTCTTTTCTCTTCCTCTGAGCGAGAGGCCATGCGTCGGGACATGTCTGACGATGACTCGAGCTACGATACCATCCCTCTCCCTGACA TGACTTACTCCCAAGTCATGAGGTCCTTTTCCCTTGTTCCCCTAACTTGTATTTGGGTCTTGATCGGACTCGGATGTCTCATCAGCTTTGCTTGGGCTCCTTGTCCGGACGATCCTCATTGGAACCCAAGATATCCATACAAACCAAATGTCCGAGCCTTCCTTGTCGGCGCTGCTGGGTGGATAGTCGCGTATGCATGCAGAGGGCCCCTGTATTTTATCGTCACTTTTGGTGGCCGATGGGCCTCGCTTACGAGCGTACTTCTTGCCTCGTTCCTTTCTG TTGGGGTCCAAGAAATACTAAGACTCGGCGTGCTAATGTTACTCAATATCCACCTACACGCATGGCACGGTCATCCCCACTGGATTCCACACCCGATTCCACAAGACCGGGCATTCCGGGACGTATGGTGGGTTGCGATGGGCTG GATGACCAGCGAGGCAACACTCAGCGTCTTCCAAGGCTACGACCAGCTAGCACTCTATAAAGAACTGTTCGATGCCCGCGATCAAGATGAGGAAAGGCTGAAGGACAACAATGCCAACGGCCTCCACTATGGCTCAGTTGCCTCCAGATCTGCCCCGTTAGGAACACCAGATGACGACATTAAACGTGGTACGACTGTGTCGCCTCCAGACACATCTTACGAAGAGGAGTTCGCGCAGAGCATCCAATTCAGAGATAGAGAGGCACTTGAACTCGTTTATGGTGTTCCCTTGCCA AACATTCCAGTTTTCATCTCTTGTCTCCAACGTGTTGATGCGCAGATCCTATCTCTAGGGCTCACCCTTCTCATCTCTATCGCCTATGTTTCTACGGATCGCCCACTTGAAATCCGCACCCTCATCTTTGGACTCGTAGTTCTCCTGCATTCGCTACTAACGGTAGTTTGGGCAGAGTTGCTCCCGCGAGTCGGTATCCATATC ACGCTTGCCATGGCCAAGTCAACAACTCTTTCGACTTCTGCTGTAAAAGCACAACTCAATTTCAATAATCTGAAGACATTGGTGTTTGCCTACTTTATTGCGACCCACTGCATAAAGTCCTACAGACATCTCCGAGCCAGAGGTCTTATCGCAACAATATTAGAACTATGGGAGCTGGTGGCCAAG AGGGTTTTGACTCTGGCACTTCGATTACCGGCAGCTCAGCGCAAAGTTGAGACGGAAATGGCCAAGGCTAAGAAGGACATCGAAGGAAAGCTTGTTAAATCTGGACCCAATATTGTTCGGCATCTTGCTCTTCCGGTGCAAGGTCGGACCATGGAATGGATTGATGCGGAAATGGCCAGGATGGACACAGAATGTGGCGGTGGAGATACGTGGAAACAAGGAAAGCTTTCTGGGGCGGTATACCATGGCGGAGATGATATGGAG GAAATTATTGTCAATGCGTTTAAACGATATGTTGTTAGCAACCCATTACATCCTGACGTTTTCCCTG CTATTCGAAAGATGGAGGCAGAAGTCGTTGCTATGTGTCTCAGGAT GTACAATCACCCCAATGGGGCCGGTACCACCACTTCAGGAGGTACCGAATCTATTCTCATGTCGTGCAAAACACACCGTGAATGGGCTCGTGATGTGAAGGGCATTACCGAACCTGAGAT GATCATCCCTGTGACGGCACACGCTGCGTTCGATAAGGCAGGCAAATACTTTGGCATCAAGATTCATCACATCCCCGTCGATCCCTATACCCGCCAAGTGGATATTAGACATGTTCGTCGTGCCAT TAACTCAAACACTATTATGTTGGTCGGCTCAGCTGTCAATTTTCCTGATGGCTGTATGGACGATATCGAAGCACTGGGTGCACTGGCAAGAAAATATCGTGTAGGATTGCACGTAGATTGT TGCCTAGGTTCCTTTATCGTACCATTCCTCGAGAAATTAGGGTATGATGCCCCACGATTCGATTTCCGTGTGGAGGGCGTGACCGCAATTTCGTGTGACACGCACAAA TATGGCTTTGCTCCTAAA GGGTCCTCAGTTATCATGTATCGTTCCGCTGACTTGAGACGCTATCAATACTATCTTAACCCTACCTGGACTG GTGGCGTGTATGCATCGCCATCCATGTCAGGTTCGAGGCCCGGGTCCCTCATCGCTGGTGCATGGGCAGCTATGCAATATATGGGTCAAAG CGGCTACGAGGCATCCTGCCATGACATTGTTGAATGCCGCAGGAAGATCGAGAATGCGATTCGGCAGGATATTCCTGAACTCCGTGTTTTAGGGAAACCAGTTGCATCAGTTGTAGCCTTTGCTGCTGCGGAGACACCTGAAG GCGAGAAGCTCAATGTTCTCGAAGTCGGTGACCTGATGAGCCATCGTGGATGGCATTTGAATGCGCTTAGTAATCCGGCGGCCGTGCATATAGCTTGCACG CGTCTGACCGTACCTATGGCCGATCAGTTCATAGCTGATCTGAAAGACTGTATTGCTGAGGCGCATGGCAAACCGGCAGGAAAGGGGAATATGGTGGCATTGTATG GTCTCGGTAACTCGAGTGCTGTCGGACCGGCTTTAGTGTCGAGGCTTGCAACCATGTTTTTGgatacactgtacaaggcatAA